A stretch of the Malus domestica chromosome 08, GDT2T_hap1 genome encodes the following:
- the LOC103420853 gene encoding UPF0496 protein At1g20180-like — MIMSKMRKTLRTKLRSAFSKPRSKKDNVGGNSFSSKLNVKEEYLEVFRTKSYVEMWDRVHGQLPSARLSSSSSSLPPNLFSDRSEYLLEPRQETLKNIVDKEGINLHHLLTDYFEASLDACHICDVLLRSMHQTRAENRHTKKLLLKLSRRVRILNNDNIDITDDKQCLAIFGELGTFARAKNPLSIVSPGQFRDIHDSYAALFNRLTLKHKKVRRAAKRNRICKKVGEVGLVLSHTALLIAWLVFAIHSMIGIVVAPALMACSLGLCVRKMDSAAEWLNARFPESHGKQLDVAAQGVYILINDFDTMSRMVRRLHNEVEHRKVVAGICVRSVRSIITTSNGGSASNFDIFKKVVREFHASEASFLEQLEELEEHIYLCLLTINRSRRLVIQEILAST, encoded by the exons ATGATCATGTCTAAGATGAGGAAAACCCTACGAACCAAGTTGAGATCTGCGTTCTCCAAGCCAA GGAGCAAAAAGGACAATGTCGGTGGGAATAGCTTCTCCAGCAAGTTAAACGTGAAAGAAGAATACTTGGAAGTTTTCAGAACAAAATCGTACGTAGAAATGTGGGATAGGGTTCACGGACAGCTCCCGAGCGCTAGGCTTTCTTCGTCTAGCTCATCGCTTCCGCCTAATTTGTTTTCGGACCGCTCCGAATATTTGCTAGAACCGCGGCAAGAAACCCTTAAAAACATCGTCGACAAGGAGGGCATAAATCTCCACCACCTTCTCACCGACTACTTCGAAGCCAGCTTAGATGCCTGCCACATTTGTGACGTGCTCCTCCGTAGCATGCACCAAACCCGGGCAGAAAATCGACACACGAAGAAGCTCTTACTAAAACTCAGCCGAAGGGTACGCATACTTAATAATGATAATATCGACATTACTGATGACAAACAATGCCTGGCAATTTTCGGGGAGCTTGGCACATTTGCCAGAGCCAAAAATCCGTTGTCGATAGTCAGCCCTGGGCAGTTCCGTGACATTCACGACAGCTACGCGGCGCTGTTCAATAGGCTAACTTTAAAGCACAAAAAGGTGCGCAGGGCCGCAAAGCGTAACAGAATATGCAAAAAGGTTGGAGAGGTGGGTCTGGTGTTGTCACACACCGCGCTTTTGATCGCGTGGCTTGTGTTTGCAATCCACAGCATGATTGGAATCGTGGTGGCGCCGGCGCTCATGGCCTGCTCATTGGGTTTGTGCGTGAGAAAAATGGACTCTGCGGCGGAGTGGTTGAATGCTAGGTTTCCCGAGAGCCACGGGAAGCAACTTGACGTCGCGGCGCAAGGGGTTTATATTTTGATCAACGACTTCGATACAATGAGTCGGATGGTGAGACGTTTGCACAATGAAGTGGAGCACCGGAAAGTGGTGGCCGGAATATGTGTTAGAAGTGTGAGGAGTATTATTACTACGAGTAATGGTGGATCAGCCTCAAACTTTGACATATTTAAGAAGGTGGTGAGGGAATTTCATGCGAGTGAGGCTAGCTTTTTGGAGCAGCTAGAGGAGCTTGAAGAACATATTTACTTGTGCTTGCTCACCATAAACAGGTCGAGAAGGCTTGTGATACAAGAAATATTGGCAAGTACCTAA
- the LOC103420889 gene encoding probable cinnamyl alcohol dehydrogenase 6 isoform X2, producing MAQTTPNHTQTVSGWAAYDSSGKITPFVFKRRENGINDVTIKILYCGICHTDLHHAKNDWGITMYPVVPGHEITGLVTKVGSNVKEFKEGDRVGVGCLAATCLECEFCKSSQENYCDQVQFTYNGIFWDGSITYGGYSKMLVADHRYVVRIPDNLPLDAAAPLLCAGVTVFAPLKDHNLHKTTGTKIGVVGLGGLGHVAVKFGKAFGHHVTVISTSPAKEKEAKEHLGADDFLVSTDPQQLQKGKRTLDFILNTVSAKHSLGPILELLKVNGTMVVVGAPDQPFELPSFPLIFAQAREQ from the exons ATGGCTCAGACGACTCCAAATCACACACAGACGGTTTCTGGGTGGGCAGCTTACGATTCCTCGGGCAAGATTACTCCTTTCGTCTTCAAACGAAG AGAAAATGGGATCAACGATGTGACCATAAAGATCTTGTATTGTGGGATATGCCACACCGATCTCCACCATGCTAAGAATGACTGGGGCATCACCATGTATCCAGTAGTTCCCGG GCATGAGATTACAGGACTGGTCACTAAAGTTGGGAGCAACgtgaaggagttcaaggaagGAGACAGAGTCGGGGTTGGGTGTTTGGCGGCGACATGTCTGGAGTGTGAGTTCTGCAAGTCCTCCCAAGAGAACTACTGCGACCAGGTCCAGTTTACCTACAATGGCATCTTCTGGGACGGCAGCATCACCTACGGTGGCTACTCCAAAATGTTGGTCGCAGATCACAG GTACGTGGTACGCATACCAGACAATCTGCCGTTGGATGCAGCAGCGCCGCTATTGTGTGCGGGAGTGACGGTGTTCGCCCCCCTGAAAGACCACAACCTACACAAAACAACGGGGACGAAGATAGGGGTGGTTGGCCTCGGAGGTCTCGGGCACGTGGCGGTGAAGTTTGGGAAAGCTTTTGGTCACCATGTAACTGTCATCAGCACCTCTCCAGCCAAAGAGAAGGAGGCTAAAGAGCATTTGGGTGCCGACGACTTCCTCGTCAGCACTGATCCTCAACAATTGCAG AAAGGGAAGAGGACGCTCGACTTCATATTAAACACAGTGTCCGCTAAGCACTCGCTTGGGCCCATCTTAGAACTGCTCAAAGTGAATGGAACTATGGTGGTTGTGGGTGCACCGGACCAGCCTTTTGAGTTGCCTTcatttcctctgatatttg CACAGGCAAGAGAGCAGTGA
- the LOC103420854 gene encoding la-related protein 1C-like, translating into MAMAADSSANHHSPRGTEFSVDGGGEVVNKRASLPSPWAKVVRGGEPEAVQSPPSSSSSLSSMGNSAPEQTPFSNCSQSSKAARSSPPPPPHTPEGFSAADSPNGHNSNAGGPKKLAWNKPSNGVVEVSPVTVMDASSWPALSESARASPKLPADSSPKTVSEAIVNQGSFPVSQGPVIAHSPNSKRHPANSANQNSTPNHATARQRSFKRGGGGNTGGGHAYSGFGHPVTPPPPPPFPVFPILPNGYGNLVPAMPDPSPRDPSFRGSNWDARPVRGFVPQSHPVNDHRNSRRGNFGPRPRGDGHYHNNHGGKRDQDRGNYMNPRDIHMHQHRAPPMSLVRPLPPNTAAFPPQPARPFANPMGFPEFMYVPPLPLEPIRSMPPFITQAPHPAMFYPVSESPLPSLIINQIEYYFSDANLIKDDFLRSNMDAQGWVPISLIANFPRVKSLTTNIQLILDSLRGSGIVEVQDDKVRRRNEWTKWISTTGQLTPESGSPSTLSSSVLSDNMLANSFEKMTVEGPSQNSMGGKPDPNSVAIPESCSTESTSQAQLPNGDVIQTDH; encoded by the exons ATGGCGATGGCTGCGGATTCTTCTGCCAATCACCATTCCCCGCGTGGTACTGAATTTTCCGTTGATGGCGGCGGCGAAGTTGTCAACAAGAGGGCTAGTTTACCATCTCCATGGGCGAAGGTTGTCCGAGGTGGTGAACCAGAGGCTGTCCAATCTCCgccgtcctcatcgtcatcgtTGTCCTCGATGGGCAACTCAGCACCGGAGCAAACCCCtttttccaattgctcccaatCCTCCAAAGCTGCTCGTTCTTCACCGCCGCCGCCTCCCCATACGCCAGAGGGCTTTTCAGCTGCCGACAGTCCCAATGGGCATAATAGCAATGCCGGTGGGCCAAAGAAGCTGGCTTGGAACAAGCCCTCCAACGGCGTCGTTGAGGTTAGTCCTGTAACTGTTATGGATGCTTCTTCTTGGCCTGCTTTATCTGAGTCGGCTAGGGCTTCACCTAAACTACCAGCTGATTCCTCTCCAAAGACTGTCTCCGAAGCAATTGTCAACCAAGGATCATTCCCTGTTTCCCAG GGACCTGTTATAGCACATTCACCCAACTCCAAAAGACATCCTGCTAATAGTGCAAATCAGAACTCCACCCCAAATCATGCAACAGCTCGACAAAGATCATTTAAGCGTGGTGGCGGTGGCAACACTGGGGGTGGGCATGCATATAGCGGTTTTGGACACCCTGTCAccccgccaccaccaccaccattcccTGTTTTTCCTATTCTTCCAAATGGGTATGGCAATCTGGTACCAGCAATGCCAGATCCTTCTCCACGAGATCCTTCTTTCCGGGGCAGCAATTGGGATGCTAGACCAGTTCGTGGCTTTGTGCCTCAATCACACCCAGTAAACGATCATCGCAATTCTCGTAGGGGAAATTTTGGACCTCGCCCACGTGGAGATGGTCACTACCACAACAATCACGGAGGCAAGCGTGACCAGGATCGTGGAAACTATATGAATCCCAGGGATATCCACATGCATCAGCATAGAGCCCCTCCAATGAGCCTTGTAAGGCCATTACCACCAAATACTGCTGCATTTCCCCCTCAACCTGCAAGACCCTTTGCAAATCCCATGGGTTTTCCGG AGTTTATGTATGTCCCTCCATTGCCTTTGGAGCCCATTCGAAGCATGCCACCGTTCATTACTCAAGCACCACATCCTGCAATGTTTTATCCTGTTTCAGAATCTCCCCTACCTTCATTGATAATCAACCAAATAGAATATTACTTCAG TGATGCTAATTTAATAAAAGACGACTTTCTACGGTCAAACATGGATGCCCAGGGATGGGTTCCTATATCTCTAATAGCAAACTTTCCTCGG GTTAAGAGTTTGACAACCAATATCCAATTAATACTTGATTCTTTAAGAGGTTCCGGTATTGTTGAAGTACAG GATGATAAAGTGAGGAGGCGTAATGAATGGACGAAGTGGATATCAACTACTGGTCAGCTTACACCTGAGTCAGGTTCACCATCCACACTATCCTCCAGTGTATTAAGTGACAACATGCTTGCAAATTCTTTCGAAAAGATGACCGTGGAAGGACCTAGCCAAAATAGCATGGGAGGTAAGCCAGATCCAAACTCTGTGGCTATTCCAGAGAGTTGTTCAACCGAGTCAACTAGCCAAGCACAACTTCCTAATGGAGATGTTATTCAAACTGATCATTGA
- the LOC103420857 gene encoding CO(2)-response secreted protease-like: MRMKNIFVFMSSGTFLLLLIIISFHGPTKAADDHQNAGRGSRRDRLYIVYMGSAAASSTTSDDDISSLRDDHAQLLSSVVTRKPNAVVHTYKHGFSGFAARLTDEEARSIASKPGVVSVFLDPILKLHTTHSWDFLKYQTALKIDSNLNSNNYDAADGVSLVTADGSDTIIGILDTGIWPESESFNDQDMGPIPSRWKGTCMKSDDFSSSNCNRKLIGARFYSTPESDGTIEIDSPRDTVGHGSHVAGTAAGTPVSDASYYGVAAGTAIGGSPGSRIAMYKVCSEGGCRGSDILAAFDDAIADGVDVLSLSLGSASGFQPELSNDPIAIGAFHAVEQGITVVCSAGNDGPDPGTVVNAAPWILTVGATTIDRDFESDVVLGGGTVVKGRAINFSKLEKSPVYPLIYALSARKADGNEHSARYCEEDSMEAEKIKGKIVLCDSGDYWRSSQIDAVTSLGGVGVIFQVENPGVVASTYGEFPATVLSFKDGQEILSYINSTRNPVTTVQPTVTVTKYKPAPTVVYFSARGPASGTRNILKPDIAAPGVNILAPWIGNDSSVALEGKDPPLYNVLSGTSMSCPHVSGIAATVKAQNPAWSPSAIRSAIITTASQTDNLGAPISTDKNSTATPYDYGAGEVTTTGPLQPGLVYETGTVDYLNYLCYYGYNVSQIKTISKTAPKEFACPKDSNADYISNINYPSIAISNFNGKASKNVTRTVTNVAGDGEIIFTATVDAPSGLTVKVIPDKLHFSKNNQKLNYQVVFSPTTSSPKEDMFGSVTWTNAKYKVRSPFVVDV, encoded by the exons aTGCGCATGAAAAACATCTTCGTTTTCATGTCGTCCGGTACTTTTCTCTTGCTCCTGATCATCATCTCGTTTCATGGACCAACTAAAGCAGCTGATGATCATCAGAATGCCGGGAGAGGGAGTCGGAGAGACCGCCTTTACATCGTGTATATGGGATCTGCAGCCGCCTCATCAACAACTAGTGATGATGATATTTCTTCCCTAAGGGATGATCATGCTCAGCTCCTCAGTTCTGTCGTAACAAG GAAACCAAATGCAGTGGTGCACACTTACAAGCATGGTTTTTCAGGATTTGCGGCTCGTCTCACGGACGAAGAGGCGCGATCCATTGCTTCAAAGCCTGGAGTTGTATCTGTTTTTCTAGATCCCATATTGAAACTCCACACTACTCATTCCTGGGATTTCCTCAAGTATCAAACTGCTTTAAAAATCGACTCAAATCTTAACTCTAACAACTATGATGCCGCGGACGGAGTTTCATTAGTTACCGCTGATGGATCTGACACCATTATCGGTATTTTGGACACAG GTATATGGCCGGAGTCGGAGAGTTTCAATGACCAAGATATGGGTCCTATTCCGTCACGGTGGAAGGGTACGTGCATGAAATCAGATGATTTCAGTTCCTCCAACTGTAATAG GAAGTTGATAGGAGCAAGGTTTTATAGCACTCCTGAATCTGATGGCACAATAGAGATTGATTCCCCAAGGGATACAGTGGGACACGGCAGCCATGTGGCCGGAACAGCAGCAGGGACCCCTGTATCAGATGCGTCCTACTACGGCGTAGCAGCTGGGACTGCCATAGGAGGCTCCCCGGGTTCAAGGATCGCCATGTACAAGGTATGCTCGGAAGGAGGTTGTCGTGGCTCCGACATTTTAGCTGCCTTTGACGACGCGATTGCGGACGGGGTGGACGTTCTATCCCTCTCGCTTGGTTCAGCCAGTGGGTTTCAGCCGGAGTTGAGCAACGACCCCATTGCGATCGGAGCGTTCCATGCGGTGGAGCAGGGGATTACCGTGGTCTGCTCCGCCGGGAATGATGGCCCTGACCCTGGAACCGTTGTGAACGCCGCACCCTGGATTTTGACAGTTGGCGCCACCACCATTGACCGAGATTTCGAGTCTGATGTGGTGTTGGGAGGCGGCACGGTGGTCAAGGGGAGAGCCATAAATTTTTCAAAACTCGAAAAATCGCCTGTGTACCCGTTGATATATGCTCTGTCTGCCCGCAAAGCTGATGGTAATGAACATAGTGCAAG ATACTGCGAAGAAGATTCCATGGAAGCAGAAAAGATCAAGGGGAAGATTGTGCTGTGTGACTCCGGTGATTATTGGAGGAGCAGCCAGATTGACGCGGTGACGAGTCTTGGCGGAGTAGGTGTCATTTTTCAAGTAGAAAATCCGGGGGTAGTCGCGAGTACATACGGAGAATTTCCGGCAACCGTCCTCAGTTTTAAGGACGGTCAAGAAATCCTATCCTATATCAACTCAACCAG AAACCCAGTTACAACCGTCCAACCAACAGTGACGGTGACGAAGTATAAACCAGCGCCCACCGTCGTATATTTTTCAGCCAGAGGCCCTGCATCCGGTACAAGGAACATTCTCAAG ccTGATATTGCAGCACCTGGTGTGAACATTCTTGCACCATGGATCGGCAATGATTCGTCTGTTGCTCTCGAAGGAAAGGATCCCCCGCTGTACAACGTCCTCTCGGGGACTTCCATGTCATGTCCCCATGTTTCCGGGATAGCCGCCACAGTCAAAGCTCAAAACCCCGCCTGGAGTCCCTCTGCGATCAGATCAGCGATCATCACCACAG CATCTCAAACAGACAATCTGGGAGCCCCAATTAGTACAGATAAAAATTCTACAGCCACACCATATGACTACGGCGCAGGAGAAGTGACAACAACAGGACCGTTACAACCAGGGCTGGTTTATGAAACTGGCACCGTCGACTACTTGAACTACCTCTGCTACTACGGCTACAACGTATCACAAATTAAAACCATCTCAAAAACTGCTCCCAAAGAATTTGCTTGCCCCAAGGATTCCAATGCTGACTACATATCAAATATCAACTACCCTTCAATAGCAATTTCCAACTTTAACGGAAAAGCGAGCAAGAACGTGACCAGGACGGTTACAAATGTAGCAGGGGATGGAGAAATCATTTTCACCGCTACCGTCGATGCACCCAGCGGTCTAACTGTGAAAGTGATTCCTGATAAACTGCACTTTTCGAAGAACAACCAGAAGCTGAATTACCAAGTGGTGTTCTCTCCCACAACTTCCTCTCCCAAGGAAGATATGTTTGGGTCTGTTACATGGACAAACGCAAAGTATAAAGTCCGAAGTCCATTTGTCGTAGATGTATGA
- the LOC103420856 gene encoding SKP1-like protein 1B yields MSSERKITLKSSDGETFEVDEAVALMSQTIKHMVEDDCADNGIPLPNVTSKILAKVIEYCRKHVEAAKPEERASVDEDLKAWDAEFVKVDQATLFDLILAANYLNIKSLLDLTCQTVADMIKGKTPEEIRKTFNIKNDFTPEEEEEVRRENQWAFE; encoded by the exons ATGTCGTCAGAGAGGAAGATAACTCTGAAGAGCTCGGACGGCGAGACGTTCGAGGTGGACGAGGCGGTGGCTTTGATGTCTCAGACGATAAAGCACATGGTGGAGGACGATTGTGCCGACAACGGGATCCCGCTGCCCAACGTCACCAGCAAGATCTTGGCGAAGGTCATCGAGTACTGCCGGAAGCATGTCGAGGCCGCTAAGCCCGAAGAACGCGCCTCCGTCGATGAAGACCTCAAGGCTTGGGACGCCGAATTCGTCAAGGTCGACCAGGCCACGCTCTTCGATCTCATCCTG GCTGCGAATTATTTGAACATAAAGAGCTTGCTGGACCTGACTTGCCAAACGGTGGCGGACATGATCAAGGGAAAAACACCCGAGGAGATTCGCAAGACGTTCAACATTAAGAACGACTTTACGCccgaggaagaggaggaggtcCGCAGGGAGAACCAATGGGCCTTCGAGTGA
- the LOC103420889 gene encoding probable cinnamyl alcohol dehydrogenase 6 isoform X1 has product MAQTTPNHTQTVSGWAAYDSSGKITPFVFKRRENGINDVTIKILYCGICHTDLHHAKNDWGITMYPVVPGHEITGLVTKVGSNVKEFKEGDRVGVGCLAATCLECEFCKSSQENYCDQVQFTYNGIFWDGSITYGGYSKMLVADHRYVVRIPDNLPLDAAAPLLCAGVTVFAPLKDHNLHKTTGTKIGVVGLGGLGHVAVKFGKAFGHHVTVISTSPAKEKEAKEHLGADDFLVSTDPQQLQKGKRTLDFILNTVSAKHSLGPILELLKVNGTMVVVGAPDQPFELPSFPLIFGKRAVKGSVIGGISETAEMMDLCGKHNITCDIELTTPDKINEALDRVAKNDVRYRFVIDIAAGDAANDQIPSKLASL; this is encoded by the exons ATGGCTCAGACGACTCCAAATCACACACAGACGGTTTCTGGGTGGGCAGCTTACGATTCCTCGGGCAAGATTACTCCTTTCGTCTTCAAACGAAG AGAAAATGGGATCAACGATGTGACCATAAAGATCTTGTATTGTGGGATATGCCACACCGATCTCCACCATGCTAAGAATGACTGGGGCATCACCATGTATCCAGTAGTTCCCGG GCATGAGATTACAGGACTGGTCACTAAAGTTGGGAGCAACgtgaaggagttcaaggaagGAGACAGAGTCGGGGTTGGGTGTTTGGCGGCGACATGTCTGGAGTGTGAGTTCTGCAAGTCCTCCCAAGAGAACTACTGCGACCAGGTCCAGTTTACCTACAATGGCATCTTCTGGGACGGCAGCATCACCTACGGTGGCTACTCCAAAATGTTGGTCGCAGATCACAG GTACGTGGTACGCATACCAGACAATCTGCCGTTGGATGCAGCAGCGCCGCTATTGTGTGCGGGAGTGACGGTGTTCGCCCCCCTGAAAGACCACAACCTACACAAAACAACGGGGACGAAGATAGGGGTGGTTGGCCTCGGAGGTCTCGGGCACGTGGCGGTGAAGTTTGGGAAAGCTTTTGGTCACCATGTAACTGTCATCAGCACCTCTCCAGCCAAAGAGAAGGAGGCTAAAGAGCATTTGGGTGCCGACGACTTCCTCGTCAGCACTGATCCTCAACAATTGCAG AAAGGGAAGAGGACGCTCGACTTCATATTAAACACAGTGTCCGCTAAGCACTCGCTTGGGCCCATCTTAGAACTGCTCAAAGTGAATGGAACTATGGTGGTTGTGGGTGCACCGGACCAGCCTTTTGAGTTGCCTTcatttcctctgatatttg GCAAGAGAGCAGTGAAGGGAAGCGTAATAGGAGGAATAAGTGAGACAGCGGAGATGATGGATTTATGCGGGAAGCACAACATAACATGCGACATTGAGCTTACAACGCCGGACAAAATCAACGAGGCCTTGGACCGTGTCGCCAAGAATGATGTTAGGTATCGATTTGTCATTGACATTGCTGCTGGTGATGCTGCTAATGATCAAATACCTTCCAAACTTGCGAGCCTTTGA
- the LOC103420855 gene encoding uncharacterized protein → METVDFVADKIRGFTKSTQEMFDSLVHGRPRPSARRHPIEILKRLQREAFSDLMRLRDRQDKVERMVSLYGTSRGSPFQEASTLVRGEVDLLGAFLFVLNSEDEADHSSDALTRAGMRTGVDSKFAFETTVRENDTLVAEFVAGQKHKSSLSNLSECPLSLAKVSYTANVSNWLSAIAIPVGARCRDVAVLTSPSHQGKGLTDLSSFGPPLLNQHNGSAIGLMVKKSNVVASLAQFVSGLATQAGSGRVGRCLSTFGQIVYQLPGGTKLSLLGLHQIPKLSSERGEHRIGVLTIPLSSLVRRKPPETTVEGSLTQHTSPETMVEAFAPPLGTNSGSTGSVALMLESEIDEFTKLGGWIEMKQSNPKHLEWAVTVADDSEDSVGWGIGLNGILAGPNLWDRFQAESYFKFNLGKRFSVKPGVAYIRDGNAKMTAFMLRSNWSL, encoded by the exons ATGGAAACCGTAGATTTTGTTGCAGACAAGATACGAGGTTTCACGAAATCGACCCAGGAGATGTTCGACAGCCTCGTTCATGGACGCCCTCGGCCTTCAGCTCGTCGACATCCG ATTGAAATATTGAAGCGGTTGCAACGAGAAGCGTTTTCGGATTTGATGAGACTGAGGGATAGACAAGATAAGGTTGAGAGAATGGTTTCCTTGTATGGAACATCCAGGGGAAGTCCATTCCAAGAAGCCAGCACCCTTGTAAGGGGAGAGGTTGATCTCTTGGGGGCTTTCTTATTCGTGCTTAATAGTGAGGATGAGGCTGATCACAGCTCTGATGCTCTTACTCGAGCCGGAATGAGAACTGGGGTCGATTCAAAGTTTGCTTTTGAAACTACTGTTCGGGAGAATGATACGCTTGTTGCAGAATTTGTGGCCGGTCAAAAGCACAAGAGTAGTCTTTCTAATCTTTCAGAATGCCCACTTTCTCTAGCAAAAGTTTCCTATACGGCAAATGTTAGCAACTGGTTATCTGCGATTGCAATCCCAGTGGGAGCTCGGTGCAGGGATGTTGCGGTTCTTACTAGTCCATCTCACCAG GGGAAGGGCCTTACTGATCTTTCATCATTTGGGCCACCTCTTCTAAATCAACACAATGGCAGTGCAATTGGTTTAATGGTGAAAAAATCAAATGTTGTTGCTTCATTGGCTCAGTTTGTTTCCGGACTGGCAACACAAGCAGGTTCAGGTAGAGTTGGGCGCTGCTTGAGCACTTTTGGGCAAATTGTCTATCAACTTCCCGGAGGAACAAAGCTCTCGCTTCTAGGTCTGCACCAAATACCTAAGTTATCTAGTGAACGTGGGGAGCATAGAATTGGAGTTCTTACGATTCCTTTAAGCAGTTTGGTGCGTCGCAAGCCCCCTGAGACAACAGTTGAGGGCAGTTTGACACAGCACACCTCCCCCGAGACAATGGTTGAAGCCTTTGCTCCACCCCTAGGAACAAACTCTGGGTCAACTGGATCTGTTGCTCTGATGTTGGAATCAGAAATTGATGAGTTCACAAAGCTTGGGGGTTGGATTGAGATGAAGCAGTCGAATCCCAAGCATTTAGAATGGGCTGTGACCGTTGCTGATGATTCGGAAGATTCAGTTGGATGGGGAATAGGTTTAAATGGGATACTTGCAGGTCCAAACTTATGGGACCGTTTTCAGGCTGAATCGTACTTCAAGTTTAACTTGGGTAAGAGGTTCAGTGTAAAGCCAGGGGTTGCATATATAAGGGATGGGAATGCGAAAATGACCGCCTTTATGCTGCGGTCAAACTGGTCTCTTTGA